The genomic interval aatcgaaattacggactTCCTCTTATCAGCTCATCGTCCCACTAACCAGAGACCGTGGATGGATGGTGGCATTCGcgtaaaactgaaagcgtgaaccacttaATTTATcaatggaaagaggtctgggaacatGGCTGAATTTAAACAGCGCAGTTATTCCGTCCGCAAAGGTAATCAAACAAGCGgaatgccggtacagggacaaagtggagtctcaATTCCCGCCACCAAGGACtgcaccccccccctctccttctccttggcAGATGTGAgttaaacatttaaacgtgttaaccctcgcaaggctgcttgCCCAGACAGCATTccaagccgcgtcctcagagcatgcgcagaccagttggCTGGTGTGTTAACGGACatttcaatcgctccctatcccagtctgctgtccccacatgcttcaagatggcctacattgttcctgtacccaagaaggcaaagataactgaactaagtgaataccgccccgtagcactcacttctgtcatcatgaagtgcattgagagtcaaggatcatatcaccttcaccttacctgtcacccttcagtttgcataccaccccaacaggtccacagacaatgcaatcaccattacactgcacactgccctatcccatctggacaagaggaatacctatgtaagaatgctgtttattgactacagctcagcattcaacaccatagtacccttcaagcTCGTCATCAAGCTgtaggccctgggtctcaaccccgccctgtgcaattgggtcctgaacTTTCTGAAGGGCCTCCCcctggtggtgaaggtaggaagcaAAATCTCCACTTCCCTgacccttaacactggggccccacaagggtgcatgcccagccccctcctgtacttcctgttcacccacgactgtgtggcaatgcacgcctccaactcaatcatcaagtttgcagacgacacaacagtagtgggcttgattaccaacaacgacgagacggcctacagggaggaggtgagggccctcggagtgtggtgtcaggataaTAACCTcgcactcaacgtcaacaaaacaaaggaggtgatcgtggacttcagggagCAGTAGAGGGAGCAGCTCCCTATTGACATCGactggacagtagtggagaaggtggatagttaaaagttccttggcgtacacatcacagacaaactctaatggtccacccacacagacagtgtggtgaagaaggtgcaacagcaaaACCCTGACAAagtttttacagatgcacaatcgaaggCATTGCGCTGTATCACAGTCTGGTACGGCAAACGCACCGCCCTCAacagcaaggctctccagaggttgGTGCTGTCTACCCAATgcatcaccggaggcaaactacctgccctccatgacacctacagcacccgatgtcacaggaaggccaaaaagatcatcaaggacaacaaccacccgagccactgcctgttcaccccgctaccatccagaaggcgaggtcagtacaggtgcatcaaagctgggaccgagagactgaaaaacagcttctatctcaaggccatcagactgctgaacagcaatcacaaactcagagaggctgctgcctacattgagacccaatcactggccactttaataaattgatcagtagtcactttaaacaatgccactttatataatggcagtttaataatgtttacatatcctacattactcatatcacatgtatatactgtattttataccatctattgcaccttggctattccgctcggccatcgctcatccacatatttatatgtacatattctcattcacccctttagatttgtgtgtattaggtagttgttggggaattgttagattaattGTTAGATTACTAGAAGTACAATcaaaacatctgctaaccatgtgtatgtgacaaataacatttgatttgatttgatttatgccatagtttgtacatctcaacaGTGGGGGCAGCGTTTGTCACATGTTGAAGGAAGTTTGACCCACTAAGGTTTACATGTCAAAATCGATACTGTATTttagttacactgtttatacaccACATATTTCatttatatactggattcttgacGTAGCTCACTCTAATATATTCCCTAgtttatctactgctgtacatatcaatCTTAGTTTATCTTGTGTAAATTCCCCTGGTGGACATATGTATAGATTGTATTATGATACTGCTACAGTACTATTttggttgttaattggattcatCCCACCATTCTTGATTTCTTGCCGTTTTCTGTAATTTTCTTTACATTTGAATTGTTTGACTGCATTGCTAGGAGCTACTAACATaaacatatgtggcagggtctacaggaaatcacggactacaaaaaaaatccagccacgtcacggacacctacgtcacgcttccagacaaactaaacaccttctttgcccgctttgagtaTAAAACAGTGCCACTGTCGCGGCCCGCTAACAGGTACTGCGTCCCCCCCCCTTCTATGTGGCTGACGTCagtgaaacatttaaacatgttaacccagcaacccaaggctgctggcccagacggcatccctagctgcgtccgcatgcgcagaccagctggctggtgtgtttacagacatattcaatcgctccctatcccagtctgttgtccccatatGTTTCAAGataaacatttcactgcaccactaataacacctgctaaacacTGTACGCTTTGACTTGATTTTAATCTTACTTTAGTCCTGCACAAATCCAGTCAAAAGGCAACATACCAACCATTTTAGGTTCAGTATTATCATAAGAAACAAGCTCAGCACTACTGACCTTTCTGCTACTTTAAATACATATGTTCATTTGCTTGTTTACTACATAAATATGTGATCCAaacagtactatatatatatatatatataaatatgagagagagagagagagagagagagagagagagagagagagagagagagagagagagagagagagagagagagagagagagagagagagagagagagagagagagagagagagagagagacagacagagagacagacagacagacagacagacagacagacagacagacagacagacagacagacagacagacagacagacagacagacagacagacagacagacagacagacagacagacagacagacagacagacagacagacagacagtttacgtctgtctgtctatcacagtTACTAGACAGTTAGTTTACGTCTATCACAGTTACTAGACAGTTAGTTTACGTCTATCACAGTTACTAGACAGTTAGTTTACGTCTATCACAGTTACTAGACAGTTAGTTTACGTCTATCACAGTTACTAGACAGTTAGTTTACGTCTATCACAGTTACTAGACAGTTAGTTTACGTCTATCACAGTTACTATACAGGTCCACAACAGCTGTCTGTCAGCTACTAGTTTGACTGCAGAGTGTTTCTGAAGTGCTCTTTCTTCCACGAGTAAACTCACCTAACAGAAAGGTAACCGTGGTGATGAAGACTTTCTCCATGCTGCTCTACCTCAACTATCTCTCCCACTTTgtcccccttcttctctctctttctttctctccagtttCAGTGTTCTAttgttcttcttgtttttccGGGTGACTGTTCAGCTTCCTCTTTATCGCTCTCTGTCCTTTCAGCATGTCTACAATGATGAGCAtgacttcctcatctctctctctctctcgtcagttCCTCTTTCAAAACTGTATGTTGATATCTGGGGTTTTCGTTCATGTCATTGTTTgtgtcagtttttttttttagacaaacattcacacacacacttatatttGGGTGTTTATTTGAATAAATATACATGAATATGGACACTTGGTTAAGTTTATCTTAAATTATACAATCACAAACATCCCCgaggaacgctttcaacaccttgtagagtccatgccctgacgaactgaggctgttctgagggcaaaatattaggaaggtgttcctaattccTAATTCAGTGTATATTTACAGTAATTATGAAACATTGGATTAGAATGGAATTTCATATGTGCAAATGTTACAAAGACTAACAATTTACTGACTCTTGTGTTTTGAATGAGGAATTAGTAGGTGGAGTCTTGAGTTGTTGTATTGAGGATTTGGTAGGTGGAGCCTTGGGTTGTTGTAttgagggtttggtaggtggagtcttgggttgttgtgttgagggtttggtaggtggagtcttgggttgttgtattgagggtttggtaggtggagtcttgggttgttgtgttgagggtttggtaggtggagtcttgggttgttCTGTTAagggtttggtaggtggagtcttgggttgttgtgttgagggtttggtaggtggagtcttgggttgttgtactgagggtttggtaggtggagtcttgggttgttgtATTGAGGAtttggtaggtggagtcttgggttgttgttttgagggtttggtaggtggagtcttgggttgttttgttgagggtttggtaggtggagtcttgggttgttgtgttgagggtttggtaggtggagtcttgggttgttgtgttgagggtttgggaggtggagtcttgggttgttgtgttgagggtttggtaggtggagtcttgggttgttgtgttgagggtttggtaggtggagccttgggttgttgtgttgagggtttggtaggtggagtcttgggttgttgtgttgagggtttggtaggtggagtcttgggttgttCTGTTAagggtttggtaggtggagtcttgggttgttgtgttgagggtttggtaggtggagtcttgggttgttgtactgagggtttggtaggtggagtcttgggttgttgtactgagggtttggtaggtggagtcttgggttgttgtgttgagggttttgtaggtggagtcttgggttgttgtattgagggtttggtaggtggagtcttgggttgttgtgttgagggtttggtaggtggagtcttgggttgttctgttgagggtttggtaggtggagtcttgggttgttgtattgagggtttggtaggtggagtcttgggttgttgtgttgagggtttggtaggtggagtctttggttgttgtgttgagggtttggtaggtggagtcttgggttgttctgttgagggtttggtaggtggagtcttgggttgttgtgttgagggtttggtaggtggagtcttgagttgttgtgttgagggtttggtaggtggagtcttgggttgttgtATTGAGGATTTGGTAGGGGGAGTCTTGGGTTGTTGTTttgagggtttggtaggtggagtcttgggttgttttgttgagggtttggtaggtggagtcttgggttgttgtattgagggtttggtaggtggagtcttgggttgttgtgtCTGGATTGGTGACTGGCCCTGTGGAACACAACATATAAATCATGTTTGTGCTCATGtgcagtggtgtagtagtgtagtagtgtagtggtgtagtggtgtagtggtggtgtagtgtagtggtgtagtggtgtagtggtgtagtggtgtagtagtgtagtagtgtagtagtgtagtggtgtagtgtagtggtgtagtggtgtagtggtgtagtagtgtagtggtgtagtggtgtagtgatgtagtagtgtagtagtgtagtagtgtagtaatgtagtggtgtagtgtagtggtgtattagtgtagtggtggtgtagtagtgtagtggtctagtagtgtagtagtgtagtaatgtagtggtgtagtgtagtggtgtagtggtgttgtagtacagtagtgtagtggtgtagtagtggtgtagtagtggtgtagtggtgcagtagtgtagtggtgtagtggtgtagtagtgtagtggtgtagtgatgtagtagtgtagtggtgtagtggtgtagtagtgcagtagtgtggtagtgtagtggtgtagtggtgtagtagtgtagtgtagtggtgtagtggtgtagtggtgtagtggtgtagtcgTGTAGtcgtgtagtggtgtagtggtgtagtggttgtagtggttgtagtggttgtagtggttgtggtggttgtagtggtgtagtgcagtagtgtagtagtgtagtagtgtagtagtgtagtagtgtagtggtgtagtggtgtagtggtgtagtagtgtagtagtgtagtagtgtagtggtgtagtggtgtagtagtgtagtggtgtagtagtgtagtgttgtagtagtgtagtagggcCTGGAGCAGTTGGTAAACTCTCATTTTGGCCAAAATATCCCAAACGGCCTGCGACATGTACTCTGAATGACCTAAAATTATACATCTATCAGTCAGGCAAACCCAATGTCACGATTGTCCATGGGAGAGAAagcagaccaaggcgcagcgtgtgagaaAAACATCTTCCCTTTTATTTTTGACGAAGACGTAACACGAAAAGAAACACTCTTACAACAAAccaactaacaaaacaaacaaacgaccgtgaagctccaaacgaaagtgcacacaccaGTCactaacgttcaacatagacaatgacccaacacctgcatgatgcctatggctgcctaaaatatggctcccaatcagagacaaatgaaagacatctgtctctgattgagaaccactcaggcaaccatagacatacctagaaaccctCACTCAACCATAAACctacctagacacattcactcaacacacacccatacacaaaacccaacaccccctttaccatataaatcacccaaaacacaaacataccccatgtcacaccctgacctaactaaaataataaagaaaaccaagaatactaaggccagggcgtgacacacaagCTGTACTGTGCTGGCCTGAATATATTCTTCATCTAACATTTCTAGCATGAGTATCCAGGCCATTTCATCTGGGCTGGACTTGGCATGGCTCAGTGTCAGCTTAGTTCTGCAGTGTGTAAACCACCATTGTG from Salvelinus alpinus chromosome 2, SLU_Salpinus.1, whole genome shotgun sequence carries:
- the LOC139541676 gene encoding uncharacterized protein; protein product: MKSDSGTYWCGVERYGPDTYQEVRLTVTDATTSNASAVTPRPHPNLSATSPNISTTFLPSGDISGHSSSRADYPPLDSPGAGQSAVSGTLVVFMVCVSLTVLVVGLILLLIYKWRRDRTSSRPVTNPDTTTQDSTYQTLNTTTQDSTYQTLNKTTQDSTYQTLKTTTQDSPYQILNTTTQDSTYQTLNTTTQDSTYQTLNTTTQDSTYQTLNRTTQDSTYQTLNTTTKDSTYQTLNTTTQDSTYQTLNTTTQDSTYQTLNRTTQDSTYQTLNTTTQDSTYQTLNTTTQDSTYKTLNTTTQDSTYQTLSTTTQDSTYQTLSTTTQDSTYQTLNTTTQDSTYQTLNRTTQDSTYQTLNTTTQDSTYQTLNTTTQGSTYQTLNTTTQDSTYQTLNTTTQDSTSQTLNTTTQDSTYQTLNTTTQDSTYQTLNKTTQDSTYQTLKTTTQDSTYQILNTTTQDSTYQTLSTTTQDSTYQTLNTTTQDSTYQTLNRTTQDSTYQTLNTTTQDSTYQTLNTTTQDSTYQTLNTTTQDSTYQTLNTTTQGSTYQILNTTTQDSTY